The Achromobacter deleyi region TCCGCGCACCCGCCGCCGCCCGACACACCCTCAAGATCGGACTGCTGGCCTCGTTCGCCACCCGCTGGCTCGCGCCGCGCCTTCCGGCATTCGCCGCATCCCACCCCGATATCGACCTGCAGCTGCAGCCCGATATCGGGCTGGCGGACGTGGCGGGCGGCGAAGTGGACGCCGCGATCCGCTACGGCCGGGGCGCCTGGCCCGGCGTGAAGGCCACGCTGCTGATGGCGGAACGGCTATCGGTCGTGTGCGCCCCCGCCCTGATTGCCGGCAGAAAGCGCCCACGCACGCCGGCGGACCTGCTGCGCCATCCGTTGCTGGCCTCGCACGCCAGGCACCCATTCGAATGGGACGCCTGGGCGCGCCGGCATGGCCTGGACCTGGGCCAAGCCCGGACCGTGCGCCTGCATGACTACAACATCGTCGTGGAGGCCGCCCTGGCGGGGCAGGGCGTGGCCATGGGCCGGCGCAGGCTGATCGCGGCGCAACTGGCCAGCGGCGCGCTGGTGGAGGCGCTGCCCGGCGCCGTGCTGGAGGATCCGCGCATAGGCTGGTGGTTCGTCACGCCGCGCGGCGCGCTCAGCAAGTCCGTCCAGGCCCTGCGTGACTGGCTGACGCTGACGGCGGCCGACTCCGGTGAAGGCGACACGCATTAGTTTTACTCATGCGTTAAGGTCAAGAATTGATTGGTCACGCAGCGCCCCGGCCGATAGCATCGGAGGCAGCGTTTGTACTTTTCCCCAACCTCTCTACTCAGGTGAACCGATATGACCCGCAGCATTTCCGCCCGCGTTGCCGAACTTGGCCTGGTCCTGGAAGCCGCCGCCGCCCCGGCCGCCAACTACGTGCCCTTCGTCCTGGAAGGCAACCTGCTCTATATCTCAGGCCAGATCTCCCGCAAGGACGGCAAGGCGGCCTATCTGGGACAGCTGGGCAACCAGATCTCCGACGCCGATGGGGTACAGGCCGCGCGCCTGTCCGCGCTGGGCATCCTGGCGCAGATCGCCGCCGCCACCGGCGACCAATTGGACCGCGTGGCGCGCGTCGTGCGCCTGGGCGTGTTCGTGGCCAGCACGCCGGACTTCAACCGCCAGAGCGCGGTTGCCAATGGCGCCTCCGACCTGATGGTCGAGGTGTTCGGCGACGCCGGCCGCCACGCGCGCAGCGCGGTCGGCGTGGCGTCCTTGCCTCAAGGCGTGGCAGTGGAAGTCGAAGCGGTCATCGCGCTTACCGCGGCCTGATCCGGCCCGCCCGACAGGAACCGCCATGTCTTCCCCGTTGACCCCGCGCGCCGTGCAGGCGCTTCGCGCCCTGACGCCCGGCACGCAAAGCACCGTGCATTTCAATCATGCTGGCGCTTCGCTGCCGTCCGCGGCCACGCTGCAGGCCATCCATGCGCATCTGGCGCGCGAGGCGGCGCAGGGCCCGATGGAGGCCGGCGTGGCCTCGCGCGAACTGACCGAATCGGCCCGCACGCTGGCCGCGCAACTGCTCAATGCCCAGACCGACGAGATCGCGCTGACCGGCGGCAACTCTCAGGGATGGGGCGCCGCCTTCGCCGCGCTGCCAGCCTGGCGGCCCGGCGACCGCATCCTGGTCGGCCGCCACGAATGGGGCGGCAACCTGGCCGCCATGCGATTCACGGCGGAACGCGCGGGCGCCACGCTGGAAGCCATCCCGTCGGACGACAGCGGATGCGTGGACGCGGACGCGCTGGAGGCCATGCTGGACGACAGGGTGCGCCTGATCGCGCTGACCTGGCTGCCCGCCAACGGCGGCCTCATCAACCCTGCAGCGGCCATCGGTCGCGTGGCGCGCAAGCACGGCATTCCGTACTTCGTGGACGCAGCGCAAGCGGTGGGCCAGCTCCCCGTGGATGTGACGCAGATCGGCTGCGACGTGCTGAGCGGCGCCGGCCGCAAGGCCTTGCGCGGCCCGCGCGGTACGGGGCTGTTGTACGTGCGGCGCGATTTCCTGGACCAGCTCACTCCCGCCTTCGTGGACTCGCATTCCGCGCCGCTGGGCGCCGACGGCCAGCCCATGCTGCGCCAGGACGCCGCTCGACTAGAATCCGCCGAAAATTCGCTGGCGCTGCGCTGCGGCCTGGCCAACGCCTTGCGGGAAGCGCTGGACCTGGGCCTGGATGCCATCCGGGCGAGCATCGACGCCAACGCCCAGGCGCTGCGCGCCGAACTGGCGGCCATACCCGGCATCACCGTGCTGGACCAGGGCCGCGAGCGCTCCGGTCTGGTGGCGTTCAACCTGGCGGACCAGGACGCCGTGACGGTGCAGCGCCAGCTGGCGGCGCAAGGCATCGTCATCGGCAGTAACGGCGTCCCCTACACGCCTCTGGACATGGAGGCCCGCGGCCTGACGCGGATTGCGCGCGCGTCGGTCAGTTATCTCACCAGCGAAGCCGAAATCGACCGGCTGCTGCAAGGCCTGCGCGGACTGGCGCGCTAGGTCCTGCCAGGCATCCCGGCGCGCCGCAAGAACGGCGACCATTTCGTGAACACGAGCAGATTGCCGAACATCACCAGCGCCAGGCCCAGCAGCGCGTACGGTGTCCACCGATAGCCTTCGGCCACGGTGGACACGCTCAAGGCCACCACCGGGAACAGCACCGTGCAATAGGCCGCCCGCGCCGGTCCCATGCGGCCGACCAGCGTCAGATAGGCGGTAAAGCCGATCACCGATCCTGGAATGGCCAGGTAAAGCAGCGCGCCCACATACGGCGGCGAGGCATCGAACTCGAACGGCAGCCCCGCGGCCATGCAGCCCGCCAGCAGGATCGCCGCGCCGTAAAGCATGCTGTAGGCGTTGCCCGTCAACGGCCGGATGCCGGCGCGCTGCTGCAGGGACGACAACATGTTGCCTGTGGAAAAGCAGAACGTGCCCAGCAGCGCAAAACCCAGGCCCAGCAGGGTTTCATGGCTGGCCTGCTGGCTGGCCAGCTCCGGCCAGAACAGCAGCACCAGGCCCGAGAAGCCGAACGCGCCCGCCGCCATCACGCGGGGAGCGATGCGGGTGCCGAACCACAGCCGCGCATTCAGGGCATTCCACAGGGTCGCGGCCGAAAACACCACGGACACCAGGCCGCTGGGTATCCACTGCGTGGCCGAGTAGAAGCACAGGAAGTTCAGGCAGAACAGGCACAGGCCCTGGCCCACGCACAGCCAGTGCCCGCGCCGGTCCAGCGGCTGCAGCCTGCGCGTCAGCAGCAGGGCCGCGAACAGCACCAGGCCGGCCAGCGCGAAGCGATAGAAGATAGACACGGGGATGGCCACCACGCCCAGCTGCAGCTTGATGGCGATCCAGGTGGTGCCCCAGATGACGACAGTGAGGAAGTACAGAAATAGATTCACGATGCGATGCGCGGCAAGATCAAAACGGACAGCGGCGTTCCGATGAATCGCCGGGAAACCAGTGTGCGTCCGGATGGCGCGCCAGGATTGCCGGTTCTTGCGGTTTTTGTCCGAAACGGGCGCGTCGCGCGCGTGCGATCGCAGTAGCATCCAGTCCTATGGGCACCATCGCTTCGGCCCCGGCCGATTTCTCTGTCTTTCGCACCCTGTCGCGCTCCACCGCCACGCTGGAACGCGCCGCCGCCCTGGGCGAGGGCATGGCGATCTCGCAGTGGGCGCGCAGCGCCCACGAGACGCTGGGCTACGACACGCCCGGCCATCACACGCTGTCGCTGTACCTGCACGGCGGAGATCGCTCGTTCCGCGTCGGCCAGGACATGCTGCACGGCGGCGCGGGCAAGTTCTGCGTGCTGCCGGCCGAGCACTATTCCCGCTGGTGCATGAACGACACGGTGCATTTCCTGCACCTGTACATCGCGCCGGAACGCCTGGCCCGCGAAGCCGTCATGAGGCTGGACTGCGAGCCCCGCACGCTGGAACTGCGCGATCGCACGTATATTCAGGACGACTCGCTGATCGACGTCTGCCGGCAGCTCCTGAACACCGACTGGAACCAGCCCGCGGATCGCCTGGCGGCCAGCAGCGCCGCCGAAACCGTGCTGCACCATCTGCTGGTCCAGGGAGTGGCGCGCAAGAACCCGCAGCCCGCCCGCGGCGGCCTGGCGCCCGGCGTGCGCCGCCGCATCATGGACTACGTGGACGCGCACCTGACCGAGGCCTTGACGCTGGACCAGCTCGCGGGCGTGGCGGCGCTGTCCACTTATCACTTCGCCCGCATGTTCCACGCCTCGTTCGGAGAGCCGCCGCACGCCTGGGTGCGTGGCAGGCGCCTGGCTCGGGCCAAAGGCCTGCTGGCCACGGGCAAGGGCGATCTGGCGGGCATCGCGCAGGCCAGCGGCTTCGGCAACGCCAGCCATCTGGCGCGGGTCTTTCGCGATGCCACGGGCGTTACGCCGGGCCAATACCGCGGCGCGCGCGCAGGGCACTGATCCGGGCCGGCCCTCCGGCCCCGTTTCCCGAATCGCCCGGTCTACAATGGCGCATCGCCCCAGCGGCCTGACCTCGCCAACCCCCGACGCGATGCCGTCCTCGACCTCTCGCGACCTCACTCCCACGGCCGATATCCCCAGCCAGCGCCCATTGCGCGCGCACTGGCTGGCCGAGCTGGTCCGCTTGCGCGAAGCGCACTGGGGCCCCCTGGAGGACGCGCAAGCTGTCCGGCGCGTGCGCCAGATGGACACGGACCTGCCGTCCCGCATCCTTGCCCGCGCCGAGTTGCTGGCGCAACGCGAAAACCTCTCTCCACTGGTCGATACGTGGCGCCGCAGCGCCACGGGCATCCTGATTGCCCTGTTCCTGCTGGCCTTGGCATCGGGCGTGGGCGCGGCCCTGGGCGCACTGGGCGATGGATCGCGGCCGGTCAACGTGCTTTGGGCGCTGGGCGCCTTGCTGGGCCTGCACGCATTGACCTTCCTGTTGTGGCTGGCAAGCTTTCTGCTCAGGCCCACGGCCGTGACCGGCTTGGGACGCCTCTGGCTCTGGGCCACGCGCAAGCTGGCGCGCGGGCCGGACAGCGCGCTGGTGCCGCAAGCGTTCCTGAACCTGCTGGCGCGCGCAGGCGCCCTGCGCGGCCTGTTCGGCAGCATCAGCCATCTGCTGTGGCTCACGGCCCTGTGCGCTGCGCTGGCGACCCTGCTGGCCGTGCTGTCCACCGCCAGCTTCCGCTTCGTGTGGGCCACCACGCTGCTGGCGCCCGACACCTTCGTCTGGCTCACGCAAGCCATCGGCTGGCTGCCCGCCCATCTGGGCTTCCCCATGCCCGACGCCGCCACGATCCGCGCCAGCGACGGCTCGCAGGCCTTGCCGGCCAGCGCGCAAGTGCAGTGGTCGCTCTGGCTGATCGGCGTCGTGGTCGTATATGGCATCCTGCCGCGCCTGGCGGCCGGCGCGCTGTGCGTGGCCGCCACGCTGCGTGCGCTGCGTGCCTTGCGCATCGATCCCTCGCTGGCCGGCTTCTCGACGCTGCGCGACCGGCTGGAGCCGCCCGCGCTCTCCACCGGCATCGACCGTCCCGTGGATCCCCTGCATGAGCCGCGCATGCATGCGCCCTCGCTTGACGGGCTGGGCGGCCAGCCGGTGGTGCTGGGACTGGAACTGCCCGCCGACCTGGCCTGGCCGCCCGCGGACCTGCCCGCCGGCATCCGGCAGGCAGGCAACCTGGACACGCGCGAAGAACGCAACCGCGTGCTGGACGCGCTGGCCCAGGCCGCCGCCTCGCGCCTGCTGATCGCCTGCGATGCGCGCCAGACGCCCGACCGGGGCACGCTGTCCCTGATCGCGGAGTTGTCCGCGCACGCGCTGCAGACCCGCATCTGGCTCATCATGCCGCACGCCGGCGCCGACACCCGCGCGGCGCTCTGGCGCGACCGCCTGCTTGCGCTGGGCCTGTCCGCCGACGCCATCCTGCAGGCGCCCGCCGTCCCGCTGGCCTGGCTGGAGTCCGGCCATGGCTGATCCCATCATCAAGATTGCGCTGGTCGGCCACACCAACACGGGCAAGACTTCACTGCTGCGCACGCTGACGCGCGACACCACGTTCGGCGAAGTGGCCGACCGCCCCGGCACCACGCGCCACGTCGAAGGCGCGCGCCTGCGGCTGGACGGGCGGGCCGTGCTGGAATGGTTCGACACGCCAGGCATGGAAGACAGCATCGCCTTGCTGGAGTACCTGGAGCACCTGGGCCATCCCGGCGAACGGCTGGACGGCCCCGCGCGTATCCGCCGCTTCCTGGACACGCCGGAAGCGCACGGCCGCTATGAACAGGAAGCCCGCGTCCTGACCAAGATGCTGGACTGCGACGCGGCCCTGTATGTGATCGACGCGCGCGACCCGGTGCTGGGCAAGCACCGCGATGAACTCGCCATCCTGGCCGCTTGCGGCCGCCCATTGCTGCCGGTGCTGAACTTCGTGAACGCGCCGGCGCATCGCGCCGACGAATGGCGCGGCGCGATGGCGCGGCTTGGCCTGCATGCGGTGGTGGAATTCGACACCGTCGCGCCGCCGCTGGACGGAGAGCAGCAGCTCTATGCCAAGCTCGGCGTGCTGCTGGACCGCCACGCCGGCGCGCTGGCGCGGCTGTCCGACAGTCTGGCCGCGCAGCGCCGCGAGCGCCGCGCCTCGGCCTACGAGCTGCTGGCGGACCTGTTGATCGACGTGGCCGCGCTGCACCTGTCCAGCGCCAGCGATGAAACCGCGCTGGCCGCCGCTTCAAGCCAACTGCGCGACCAGGTGCGCCAGCGCGAACAGACGTGCGTCAACGCCTTGCTGGCGCTCTACAACTTCCGGCCATCCGATTTCACCGGCGACGCCTTGCCGCTGCAGGGCGAGCGCTGGGGCATGGACCTGTTCCACCCGCAGGCGCTCAAGGACATGGGCGTGCAGGTGGGCATGGGCGCCGCCGCCGGCGCCATGGCGGGCGCGGCGGTGGACCTGATGAGCGCCGGCCTGAGCCTGGGCACCGGCATGCTGATCGGCGCCGCGGCGGGCGGCCTGTGGCAGGGCGTGGAAAAACTGGGCAAGCGCGTGGCCGGCAAGCTGCGCGGCTGGCGCGAGATCAGCGTGGACGATGCCGTCCTGCGCCTGCTCGCGCTGCGCCAGCGGCAATTGATCGAGGCGCTGGAGCGCCGCGGCCATGCCGCCCGGGAACCATTGAGGCTAGATCTTCCGGACGATGAGGCCTGGCGCAAGGGCCCCTTGCCGGAAGCATTGGTGGAAGCCCGCAGCCGGCCCGAATGGTCGGCCCTGGGCAAGCACTACGAAGACAGCGACCGCCGCAAGCGCGTGCTGCATGACTTGGCGAAAACCCTTGCTGCCGCGCCGCTGTCCGCCGACTGACGCCGCCGCCCGCATGCCTTGCGAAACGCACCATTCAACGCATCCGGCAAGCAAGTACTAACCCCAATCCAAACCGATTGACGCTTAAACGAATGGGTCTATAAGATTCGTCCTGCATCGGCGCGGTTCCGTCCCCGCCATGACAATCACAAGGGGTTGGGTCTATCGTGAAGTCGAAGTCCTACGCAGTGATACCCGGCATCGCCAGTCTCGGCCCGTGCGCGGTTCGCGCCGCGCGCCGCCCGACCCTACTCCGTCCTTCGTCGTAAGCAGCAACGCCATGCCCCGGATCCCAATGGGGCCGGGGCCCTATCACTTCTGTCGCGCTATCCGCGCACTACACGGAGCATGAGGGCTATGCGTACTTTTCCCCACTTCAAGCAAGCGGTACTCGCCGCTGCCGTGGCCGCCTCGCTGGCTTTCAGCGCCGGCGCGGCCGCCAAGACCCTGCACTGGTCGTACCAGGGCGACGCGACCTCGATGGACCCGATGGCGCTCAACGAAACCTTCACGCTGGGTTTCCAGGGCAACATCTACGAAACGCTGGCCGGCTACGACGGCAATCTGAAACTTACGCCGCTGCTGGCGGAAAGCTGGGAAAACCCCGAGCCCACCAAATGGGTCTTCAAGCTGCGCCGCGACGTCAAATTCCACGACGGCTCGCCCTTCACGGCGGACGACGTGATCTTCTCCTGGAAGCGCAGCCTGACCCCCGGCTCCGACATGAAGGGCTACGGCGCCAAGGCCTCCGACATCAAGAAGGTGGACGACTACACCATCGAGGTCACCACCCCCACGCCCAACCCCATCCTGCCGCGCGAATGGGTGTTCCTGTACATCATGAGCAAGACGTGGGCCGAGAAGAACAAGACCACCGAAGCCACCAACGTCAAGGGCGACAACCAGGGCAACTACGCCAACCTGCACGCCAACGGCACCGGCCCCTTCATGCTGACCGAGCGCCAGCCCGACGTGAAGACGGTGCTCAAGCGCTATGACGGCTACTGGAACAAGAACATCAAGAGCAACATCGACGAGGTCATCTTCCAGCCGATCACGCAGGAAGCCACGCGCGTGGCCGCGCTGATCTCGGGCGAGATGGATGTCGTGCAGCCTGTTCCGGTGCAGGACTGGAAGCGCCTGGAAGACGCCAAGGGCGTGAAGCCGCTGACCGCGCCCGAAGCCCGCGCCATCTTTATCGGCATGGACCAGGACCGCGACGAGCTGCTGTTCTCCGACGTGAAGGGCAAGAACCCCTTCAAGGATCCGAAGGTGCGCGAAGCCGTCGTGCTGGCCGTGGACACCAAGGCCATCAACGAGAAGATCATGCGCGGCGCGGCCAAGCCGCTGGGCTCGCTCATCGCCACCGCCATCAACGGCTACGACGAATCCTTCGGCGCTCCCTACAAGCCCGATCCGGAACGCGCGAAGAAGCTCCTGGCCGAAGCCGGCTATCCCAAGGGCTTCACCGTAACCATGGACTGCCCGAACGACCGCTACGTCAACGACGAAAAGATCTGCCAGGCGGTGGCCGGCATGCTGGCGCGCGTAGGCATCAAGATCAACCTGCTGGCGCAGACCAAGTCCAAGTACTTCGGCAAGATCCTGCTGCAGGCCGGCAACCAGACCAGCATGTACATGCTGGGCTGGACGCCCAGCTCCACCGACGCGCACAACACGCTGCTGAACCTGACCTCCTGCCGCGACGCCAAGACGGCCGCGGGCCAGTTCAACCTGGGCGGCTACTGCAACAAGAAGGTCGACGATCTGACCAACAAGATCGGCGTGGAAACCGACCAGGCCAAGCGCAACGCGATGATCAAGGAAGCCTTCGGCATCGTGCGCAGCGACTTCGGCTACCTTCCGCTGCACCAGCAACCCATGTCCTGGGGCGTGAAGGAAAACGTCAAGGTCACCCAGCGCGCCGACGACGTGCTCGACCTGCGCGACGTCGTCCTGCCGTAAGCGACCGGCGATGCAACCCCCGGACGGCGCGTGCCGTCCGGGCGCGCCCGGCCCAGCCCCGATTCCCGCCTTCCGCGGAGAACGCGGCCCGGCGTCATCAGACCAAGAGGGCTCCCGATAATGCTTTCCTTTATTGCGCAGCGACTTATCCAGTCGGTGCTGGTGATGTTGACGGTGGCGCTGATCGCGTTCTCCATGTTCCGCTATGTGGGCGACCCGGTCGCCAGCATGGTCGGCCAGGACACCACGCCCGAGCAGCGCGCCCAATTGCGCGAACAGCTCGGCCTGGACGATCCCTTCGTCGTGCAATACGCACACTTCGTCGCCAACGCCGTGCGCGGCGACTTCGGCATCTCGTACCGCCATCGCCGGCCGGTCAGCGAGCTGCTGGAAGAACGCATGCCCGCGACGCTGGAACTGTCCTTCGTGTCCGCCGTCATGGCGCTGGCGCTGGGCGTGCCGATGGGCATCTACACCGCGCTCAAGCGCCATGGCGTCCTGTCCAAGACCTTCATGGCGATCTCGCTGGCGGGCATCTCGCTGCCCACCTTCCTGATCGGCATCCTGCTCATCCTGTTCTTCGGCGTGCAGCTGCGATGGCTGCCCAGCTTCGGGCGCGGCGACGTGGTGAGCCTGGGATGGTGGACCACCGGCTTTCTCACCAAATCGGGCTGGCTGGCGCTCATCATGCCCGCCATCACGCTGGCGCTCTTCCAGATGACCCTGATCATGCGCCTGGTGCGCGCCGAGATGCTGGAAGTGCTGCGCGCCGACTTCATCAAGTTCGCGCGCGCCCGCGGCCTGCCGGAACGGCTCATCAACTTCCGCCACGCGCTGAAGAACACGATGGTGCCCGTCATCACCATCACGGGGCTGCAGCTCGGCTCCATCATCGCCTTCGCCATCATCACGGAGACGGTGTTCCAGTGGCCAGGCATGGGCCTGCTGTTCATCCAGGCCATCAGCATGGTGGACATTCCCGTCATGGCGGCCTACCTGGTGCTGATCGCCTTCATGTTCGTGGTCATCAACCTGGTCGTCGACCTGCTGTACTTCGCCGTGGACCCGCGTCTGCGCGTGCAGAGCAAGTAAAGGAATCCGCATGATTGCTCGCATCGCTCCCTTCTTTTCACGCGCGGCCGACAGCGACCTGTGGCACAGCTTCAAGCGATCTCCCGGTGCCATCATCGCCGCGATCGTCACGCTGGTCATTTTGCTGGGCGCGCTGTTCGCCCCGCTGATCGCGCCCCACAACCCCTTCGACCTGGCGTCCGTTTTCATCATGGACGCCAATACGCCGCCAGCCTGGGAAGAGGGCGGCAACCCGGACTTCCTGCTGGGCACGGACGACCAGGGCCGCGACATCCTTTCGGCCGTGATGTACGGCTCGCGCGTGTCCTTGCTGGTCGGCTTCGCCTCCGTGCTGTTCTCGATGGTGCTGGGCGTGACGCTCGGCCTGATCAGCGGCTACGCAGGCGGACGCGTCGACAGCTTCATCATGCGCATCGCCGATGTGCAGCTGTCGTTTCCCGCCATCCTGGTGGCGCTGCTGATCGACGGCGTGGCGCGCGGGCTCCTGCCGCGCGACATGCACGACCAGCTTGCCTTGTATGTGCTGATCTTCGCCATCGGCATCTCCGGCTGGGTGCAGTACGCGCGCACCGTGCGCGGCTCGACGCTGGTGGAACGCAACAAGGAATACGTGCAGGCGGCGCGGCTGATCGGCATCGGCCCCATCACCATCCTGCGCCGCCACATCCTGCCCAACGTGATGGGTCCGGTGCTGGTCATCGCCACCATCCACCTGGCGATCGCCATCATCACCGAGGCCACGCTGTCGTTCCTGGGAGTGGGCCTGCCGCCCACCGCGCCCTCGCTGGGCACGCTGATCCGCATCGGCAACAGCTACCTGTTCTCCGGCATGTGGTGGATCTCCATCTTCCCCGGCATTGCGCTGGTGGCGCTGGTGCTTTCGGTCAACCTGCTGGGCGACTGGCTGCGCGACGCGCTCAACCCCAAGCTGCGCTGAGGACGTCATGGCCCTGTTGAACATAGAAGACATCCGCATCGAATTTCCCAGCCGCCGCGGCACGCTGGTGGCGGTGGACGGCGTTTCGCTGTCCCTCGAGAAGGGCGAGATCCTGGGCGTGGTGGGCGAGTCCGGCGCGGGCAAGTCCACCATCGGCAACGCGGTGATCGGCCTGCTGGAGGCACCCGGACGCCTGGCCGGCGGCTCCGTGCTGCTGAACGGCGAACGCATCGACACCCTGACCCCGGCGCAGAAGCGCCGCGTGCGCGGCCGCCGCATCGGCATGATCTTCCAGGATCCCCTGACCTCGCTGGACCCGCTGCAGACGGTGGAAAGCCAGCTCGTGGAAACCATGCAGGTGCATCTCGGGCTGTCGCATGACGAGGCCAGGAAACGCGCGGTGCAGCTGCTAGTGCAGGTCGGCATCGACCAGCCCGAGCTGCGCGTCAAGCAATACCCGCACCAGTTCTCGGGCGGCATGCGGCAGCGCGTGGTGATCGCGCTTGCGCTGTGCTGCGAGCCCGAGGTCATCATCGCCGACGAGCCCACCACCGCGCTGGACGTGTCCATCCAGGCGCAGATCCTGGAGCTGCTTAAAAAGCTGTGCCGCGAAGAGCAGGTGGGCATGATCATCATCACGCACGACATGGGCGTGATCGCGGACGTCACGGACCGGGTGGCCGTGCTGTATCACGGCAAGCTGGTGGAGCAGGGCCCGACCGCCAAGATCCTGGGCGACCCCGACCATCCCTACACGCGCAGCCTGATCTCGGCGGTGCCGCGTCCCGATATCAAGCTCAAGCGCTTTCCGCTGGTGACTTACATCGAAGACGTGAAGACGCCGGCGCAGCCGCTCGACCTGGCCACTCACTGGCTCGGCCAGCGCCGCGACTTCGGTCAGCGCACGGAAGGCCCGCTGGTGCAGGTGCGCGACCTGAGCATGCGCTTCGTGCTAAAGAGCGCGCTGTTCAAGCGCAACCAGCGCACGCTGGACGCCGTCAAGCGCGTCAATTTTTCCATAGGCGAAGGCGAGGTCTTCGGCCTGGTGGGCGAATCCGGCTCGGGCAAATCCACCGTGGCGCGCCTGATATCCGGGCTGTACACGCCCAGCGAAGGCTCGGTCAATTTCGGCGGCACCGATCTCACCGCGCTCAAGGGCGAGAAGCAGCTGAACCCGTTCCGGCGGCAGATCCAGATGATCTTCCAGGACCCGTTCTCGTCGCTGAATCCGCGCATGCGGGTGCTGGACATCGTGGCCGAACCCATCCGCTTTCACAAGCTTTCGGCCAACGAAGCGGAAACGCGCCGCATCGTTGCCGACCTGCTGGACGTGGTGGGCCTGGGCGACCGCGCCGCCGAACGCTTCCCGCACGAGTTCTCCGGCGGCCAGCGCCAGCGCATCTGCATCGCGCGGGCGCTGGCCACGCGCCCCCGCTTCCTGATCTGCGACGAGCCCACCTCCGCGCTGGACGTATCCATCCAGGCGCAGATCCTGAACCTGCTGAAGGATCTTCAGGAAGAGCTGGGCCTGACCATGCTGTTCATCAGCCACGATCTGCCCGTGATCCGC contains the following coding sequences:
- the gcvA gene encoding transcriptional regulator GcvA, with protein sequence MRSTRSLPALVSLRAFEAAARRLSFSQAAQELFVTQSAISHHIQRLEAELGVALFERRTRAVALTAAGQAYYERVHAAFELLRQGTDEIRAPAAARHTLKIGLLASFATRWLAPRLPAFAASHPDIDLQLQPDIGLADVAGGEVDAAIRYGRGAWPGVKATLLMAERLSVVCAPALIAGRKRPRTPADLLRHPLLASHARHPFEWDAWARRHGLDLGQARTVRLHDYNIVVEAALAGQGVAMGRRRLIAAQLASGALVEALPGAVLEDPRIGWWFVTPRGALSKSVQALRDWLTLTAADSGEGDTH
- a CDS encoding RidA family protein → MTRSISARVAELGLVLEAAAAPAANYVPFVLEGNLLYISGQISRKDGKAAYLGQLGNQISDADGVQAARLSALGILAQIAAATGDQLDRVARVVRLGVFVASTPDFNRQSAVANGASDLMVEVFGDAGRHARSAVGVASLPQGVAVEVEAVIALTAA
- a CDS encoding aminotransferase class V-fold PLP-dependent enzyme, with amino-acid sequence MSSPLTPRAVQALRALTPGTQSTVHFNHAGASLPSAATLQAIHAHLAREAAQGPMEAGVASRELTESARTLAAQLLNAQTDEIALTGGNSQGWGAAFAALPAWRPGDRILVGRHEWGGNLAAMRFTAERAGATLEAIPSDDSGCVDADALEAMLDDRVRLIALTWLPANGGLINPAAAIGRVARKHGIPYFVDAAQAVGQLPVDVTQIGCDVLSGAGRKALRGPRGTGLLYVRRDFLDQLTPAFVDSHSAPLGADGQPMLRQDAARLESAENSLALRCGLANALREALDLGLDAIRASIDANAQALRAELAAIPGITVLDQGRERSGLVAFNLADQDAVTVQRQLAAQGIVIGSNGVPYTPLDMEARGLTRIARASVSYLTSEAEIDRLLQGLRGLAR
- a CDS encoding DMT family transporter, producing the protein MNLFLYFLTVVIWGTTWIAIKLQLGVVAIPVSIFYRFALAGLVLFAALLLTRRLQPLDRRGHWLCVGQGLCLFCLNFLCFYSATQWIPSGLVSVVFSAATLWNALNARLWFGTRIAPRVMAAGAFGFSGLVLLFWPELASQQASHETLLGLGFALLGTFCFSTGNMLSSLQQRAGIRPLTGNAYSMLYGAAILLAGCMAAGLPFEFDASPPYVGALLYLAIPGSVIGFTAYLTLVGRMGPARAAYCTVLFPVVALSVSTVAEGYRWTPYALLGLALVMFGNLLVFTKWSPFLRRAGMPGRT
- a CDS encoding helix-turn-helix domain-containing protein, which translates into the protein MGTIASAPADFSVFRTLSRSTATLERAAALGEGMAISQWARSAHETLGYDTPGHHTLSLYLHGGDRSFRVGQDMLHGGAGKFCVLPAEHYSRWCMNDTVHFLHLYIAPERLAREAVMRLDCEPRTLELRDRTYIQDDSLIDVCRQLLNTDWNQPADRLAASSAAETVLHHLLVQGVARKNPQPARGGLAPGVRRRIMDYVDAHLTEALTLDQLAGVAALSTYHFARMFHASFGEPPHAWVRGRRLARAKGLLATGKGDLAGIAQASGFGNASHLARVFRDATGVTPGQYRGARAGH
- a CDS encoding DUF2868 domain-containing protein; this encodes MPSSTSRDLTPTADIPSQRPLRAHWLAELVRLREAHWGPLEDAQAVRRVRQMDTDLPSRILARAELLAQRENLSPLVDTWRRSATGILIALFLLALASGVGAALGALGDGSRPVNVLWALGALLGLHALTFLLWLASFLLRPTAVTGLGRLWLWATRKLARGPDSALVPQAFLNLLARAGALRGLFGSISHLLWLTALCAALATLLAVLSTASFRFVWATTLLAPDTFVWLTQAIGWLPAHLGFPMPDAATIRASDGSQALPASAQVQWSLWLIGVVVVYGILPRLAAGALCVAATLRALRALRIDPSLAGFSTLRDRLEPPALSTGIDRPVDPLHEPRMHAPSLDGLGGQPVVLGLELPADLAWPPADLPAGIRQAGNLDTREERNRVLDALAQAAASRLLIACDARQTPDRGTLSLIAELSAHALQTRIWLIMPHAGADTRAALWRDRLLALGLSADAILQAPAVPLAWLESGHG
- a CDS encoding GTPase/DUF3482 domain-containing protein, whose translation is MADPIIKIALVGHTNTGKTSLLRTLTRDTTFGEVADRPGTTRHVEGARLRLDGRAVLEWFDTPGMEDSIALLEYLEHLGHPGERLDGPARIRRFLDTPEAHGRYEQEARVLTKMLDCDAALYVIDARDPVLGKHRDELAILAACGRPLLPVLNFVNAPAHRADEWRGAMARLGLHAVVEFDTVAPPLDGEQQLYAKLGVLLDRHAGALARLSDSLAAQRRERRASAYELLADLLIDVAALHLSSASDETALAAASSQLRDQVRQREQTCVNALLALYNFRPSDFTGDALPLQGERWGMDLFHPQALKDMGVQVGMGAAAGAMAGAAVDLMSAGLSLGTGMLIGAAAGGLWQGVEKLGKRVAGKLRGWREISVDDAVLRLLALRQRQLIEALERRGHAAREPLRLDLPDDEAWRKGPLPEALVEARSRPEWSALGKHYEDSDRRKRVLHDLAKTLAAAPLSAD